The genomic interval TGGCCACTATGCTCGTATTGGTTATGATGATAAATTAAACAGACATACGTTGAGTAAGGGAATAGATTCTACCAAAGATCAATCCTATGCTTTATATCATTTGAATCAAAATACATTGAAGCATTTCTTGATGCCCTTAGGTGATTATACTAAAGTGAGGACAAGAGAACTAGCGGCTGAATTCGGTTTATTAGTTGCTAATAAACCTGAAAGTCAAGAAATTTGTTTTATTCCGGATGATGATTATAAAGGATTTTTAGCGGAGAAAACTCCTGAAGCACTGAAACCAGGTGATATGGTGGACTTACAGGGAAAAGTTATAGGAAAACACCAAGGACTTCCTTTGTACACTATTGGACAACGTAAGGGATTAGGAATTGCTGCAGGGACACCCCTATATGTGGTAAAATTAGATTATGAAAAGAATCAAGTAGTAGTTGGATCGAATGAGGATGTTTTTGCTTCGGAACTTATAGCAGAAGATCTGAATTTTATTACTATTGATAAGTTAGAACATCCTATTACTGTTTCTGCTAAAATTCGTTATGGCTCACGTGAAGGTACCGCTACTGTAACTCCTCTTGCTGATGGTGGTGTTCATGTGAAATTTGATCAACCCCAAAGGGCGATTACACCAGGGCAGTCAGTTGTATTTTATGATGGAGATATGGTTATTGGCGGCGGTATTATTAGAAAATCAATGTAGGTACACAAAAGAAGAACCGTTTTAATAAAAACAAGGACTTGGCTTTAAAGCCAAGTTCTTGTTTTTATTATATATACTATATAGATGCATTATAAAATAATCCATTGTGGGTAATAATAGTATTACATTCTCTTGGAGGCTACTCTTATGCAAAGAATGCGAGACATAGTTGGGCTGCCTGTAATAGAAACTGAAACAGGTAAGCAAATAAGCCAAATAGAAGATATTGTTTTAAATATTGATGAGGCGAAAATCTATGGAATCATTACTAATAGTGCAAAGGATTTGTCTTCTGAACAAGGTATCTCTTTTATGAACATATTAAGTTTAGGTCGGGATGCTGTTATGGTAAGGAACCATTCAGTTATACAAGAAGCTACTGCTTTTTTTGAAGTGACAGCTATTTACTATATAAAAGAATTATTTGAGAAAGAAATCGTAACGGAAGAAGGGTTTCGTTTAGGTATATTAGTTGATGTTTTTTTTGATACTAGTACTGGTGAAATGAAATCATATCAAATATCTGATAGTATCATAACAGATTTACTATATGGTCGAAAAAAAATGCCGATACCAAAAATTCAAGTTATAGGCAAAGACAAGGTAATAGTTCCTGGAACTATGAAAACTCTTCTATATACTGAAATATAAGTTAACAATAAGAAGAGAGCCACTTTTCTTATCGTCAATAGATGAAAGTCGTGTGAGGTGCGAATTATGACGGTTTGTCCTGTATGTAATAGTAAAAGAGCGATTGGTAAAGTAGGAGCAGTACAATATTATTGTTGGGATTGCTGTATTGAGTTTATAGTGCGCGGGGAAGATATTAAGATCTTTAATGTCGAACCTGATGGTACATTAACTCTCTATTTAGATCCATTAGAAAACGCTGCTCATTAAGGAAAGGGGTGATATAATGCGCAATTTTTGGCAGGGCTTATTCTGGGGAAGTTTCATTGGAATCATGTTAGGGACTGTCATAAGTCCGATAATGAATAAGTCTACATTAAGAAGAAAACCATTCGTAGAACGTAGTGCCGACTCAGTAATTTCTACAACACATGGTTTAATGAGAAAGGCCCGTAAGCGGTTACTACACAAATTTGATTAGAAATAAAGTGGAGACCACAGGGTCTCCACTTTATTTTAGCTTTAGAATCATAGTTTTTAGTATTTATAAGTAACGAATCAAAACCAACTTTTTAGAGTGAGGTATTATAAATTGCTTATAAAAAAAACACATTTTAGGATAATGCTTATTTTTTTCCTTATAATGGTTTGTTTTTATTTTTTTTGGATGGTACGAAATGCATTATATCCTTTTCTCATTGGCCTATTTCTATCATATTTATTAAATCCAGCAGTATGTTATTTGGAAAACAAAAAGATAGGAAGGGTATGGGCGATTATTGCCGTATACATACTATTATTTAGTATTGTTATTATTGGTGGAAGTAAGTTGCTTGCCATATTGATTAGAGATTTACAATCCTTTGCACAGGATTTACCATCTATGATAGAAAATATTAATATACTGTTGATTAAAGTGCAATCACAGTATCAAAACTCTGCATTGCCATATTATTTAAGGTTAGCGATAGATGATGCCTTATTATTATTATTAGGTGATGTACAGGAGTTTATTGGAGAAGTCGTAAATGGTATAATTAATCTTATAACCCACTCTTTGGGTTTAGCAATAAGCCCAATCTTAGCCTTTTATCTTCTTCATGACTGGCATGAAATTAAAAGTAAATTATTATTGTTAGTGCCAAGCCAATGGAGGGGGGAGTTGATTTCATTTTGGCGTGATGTTGATAAAGTGCTAGGGGGGATTATTCGAGGACAATTAATCGTAGCATGCATTATTGGTATCTTTGTAACAATCGGTTTATTCTTACTTCAAGTAAAGTTTGCCCTCATTATTGGGATATTGGCAGCATTATTTGATATAATTCCTTATTTTGGTCCTATAATCGGAGCTTCGCCGGCGGTAATGTTAGCTATATTGGAATCACCTTTGTTAACCTTAAAAGTAATTCTATTATTTTTTATCATACAACAAATTGAAGGAAATATTATTCATCCTAAAATTATAGGTGAAAATATAGGGCTTCATCCGTTGACTGTGATTTTTTTTGTTTTTGTTGGAGGCGAGATGGGTGGAATTATTGGAATGTTGCTTGGTGTGCCATTCGTGGCAGTTGGTAAAGTATTGTTACATCATATAATAAAGGTATTGTTATAATCACCATTAATTGACATTGGGCAATTATTTATGTATAATGTCGAACGAGAGTATGCCTAACAATCTGGAGGTTGATGAACTTGAATTATATAACGGGAAATGAACTTCGTAAGAAATTTTTAACTTTTTTTAAAAGTAAAGATCATTTAATATTACAAAGTTATCCATTAGTTCCTGAGAATGATCCTACATTATTATTAGTCGGTGCAGGCATGGCACCATTTAAACCCTTTTTTACAGGAAAGATGAATCCGCCACATCCGAGAATTAGTACTAGTCAAAAATGCGTACGTACAGGTGATATTGAGAATGTCGGTCGTACAGCTCGTCATCATACTTTTTTTGAGATGCTAGGAAACTTCTCTTTTGGTGATTATTTCAAAAAAGAAGCAATTGCTTGGGCTTGGGAGTTTATTACTGAGCAATTACAAATGCCTAAGGATAGATTATGGATAACAATTCATACAGAAGATGATGAAGCATTTGCGATTTGGAATAATGATATTCATATACCCGCAGATCGAATTATTAGAATGGAAGATAATTTTTGGGAAATTGGTCCAGGACCATGCGGTCCATGTTCAGAACTATATTTTGATTTAGGTGAAGAACGGGGCTGTGGAAAACCAGATTGCGCAGTTGGCTGTGATTGTGATCGATTTTTAGAAATTTGGAATTTGGTCTTTACCCAGTATGATCGAGATGAAGCTGGAAATTATACCCCATTAGCGAAAAAGAACATTGATACGGGAGCAGGGCTAGAGCGTATTGCATCTGTATTGCAAAATAAAAAATCTAATTTTGAAACAGATTTATTATTTCCGCTTATTGAGCATGCAGCAAAAATAGCGAATGTGGAATATGGTAATGACAACAAAATAGATATTTCCCTTAAAGTTATTGCGGATCATATTCGGAGTATGACGGTTATGATTGGCGATGGCATATTACCTTCGAATGAAGGTCGAGGATATGTTTTACGTCGGATTTTACGTAGAGCGGTAAGACATGCCCGCTTACTAGGAATTGAAAAATTGTTTTTGGTTCCAATGGTTGATGTTGTAATTGCAATTTTTGCTGAAGCCTACCCTGATTTAGCAGAAAAACAATCTTACATAAAAAAAGTAATCCAATTAGAAGAAGAACGTTTTCAAACAACATTAGTACAAGGTATGGAGTTATTGAACGGACACGTTCAAAGTCTAAAAAAATCTGGAATTACAATGCTAGATGGTGCAACTGCCTTTAAGTTATACGATACTTTTGGCTTTCCTTGGGAACTTACCTTAGAAATACTGGAAGAACATGACATGCAGCTGGATAAACAGAATTTTGATGCTGCGATGAAAGAACAACGAGAACGTGCACGGGCAGCCCGCCAGGATCACGCTGAAAAAGTAATTATACCTGATTTGTCTAAGCTAGCAACGGAATTACTCACTGTTGATGAGCAGGCTGACAGCGGGAAGGTGGTCTTAGCTTGGAAAGAGGGTATGCTTGTTGATGAAGTTCACGATGGTGAGGATGTAGCCGTTATATTGGATGTGACAGGTTTTCATGCCGAAGGTGGCGGTCAAGTTGGAGATACTGGATTTTTAGAAAGTTCCTTGGGGAAAATGCAAATTACTGCTACTAAGAAGTTAGCAAATGGTACAACTTATCATATTGGTAATGTTACAGAAGGTTTATTGAAAATTGGCGATACTGTAAATCTTAAAGTTGATATGATAAGGCGGCGGGAGATTGCACGCAATCATACAGCGACCCATTTGCTTCATGCTGCTTTAAAGCAAATCCTAGGAACACACGTAAATCAGTCAGGCTCATTTGTAAGTCCTGAAAGATTACGTTTTGACTTCTCTCATTTTTCTCAAGTGACTCCAGAGCAATTATTGGAGATTGAACAGTTTGTACATCAAGCTATTTTAGAGAACATTTCTGTCTCTATTGTTGAGACGAATCAAAGTGCAGCGAAAGAAATGGGAGCTGTAGCTTTATTTGGTGAAAAATATGGTGAGTCTGTTCGAGTTGTTTTAGTGGGCGATGTAAGTAAAGAACTTTGTGGTGGTAGCCATGTAGTCAGCACTGCAGAAATAGGCTTATTCAAAATCGTTAGTGAAGCTGGTATTGGTTCTGGTATTCGAAGAATTGAAGCTGTGACAGGAAAGGGTGCAATTGAATACGTTAATGCGCGAGAACAATTACTAGTTAGTGCTGCAACGGTTTTAAAATCACGTCCTGAAGAAATTGTTCTTAAGGTAGATAGTGTTGTCGCTCGTGTTAAAGAATTGGAGCATGAATTAACTGAACTCACTAGTAAATTAGCTCATGGTGAAGTAGATGCGTTATTAGCTAGTTCTCAAGAGATTAATGGAGTCCAGGTTGTCGTTGGTAAAGTTAGTATTAATGATCCAGATGGTTTGCGTACCGTGGCGGATATGGTGCGAAATCGTTTAACTTGCGGTATTGTTACTTTAGGTTCTATTAATGGAGATAAAGTCAATTTTGTTGCAATGGTAACAAAAGAAGCTATAGCAAAAGGTATACATGCTGGTAATATTGTAAAAGAAGTTTCTAAAATAACTGGCGGTGGTGGTGGTGGCCGTCCAGATATGGCCCAAGCGGGTGGCAAGAACCCAGAAAAACTTGCTGATGCTTTACAATTTGCCATAGAAGTTATTAAGAAGCAGATTAAATAGTTTTAAGTGTACGTAGAGTGGATATAGTAACTCTACGTACACTTTTGCACTTAAAAATGGAATTGTTCCTTTTAAAATCTAGAAGGTGATTTCCTATGAAATTATGTAAATTATTTAATAATATTTAGCAAAATGAAATAATTATTTTTATTTTAGTGGAGGAAATAACTAGTCCAGGTAGAATATAATGGTATAGTGATGGAGATACTATTGGAGAGGAGGATGCTCAATGCCTAATATATCGGAAGAAACAATGATGTTTCGTGTGGAGAATGAGGAAAATAATGCAGCGATGGTTATTAATGCTGTATATCAGTCGTTAAAGACCAAAGGATATAATCCTATAAATCAACTAGTGGGATACCTTTTATCTGGAGATCCTACCTATATTACCAGCTATAACAACGCCCGTGGACTAATACGTAAATTAGAACGGGATGAACTTCTAGAAGAGTTGGTAAGAGCATATCTCAAAGATAAATAATATGTTATAGGTATAGTGGGAGGACAAATGCGCATACTAGCTCTTGACGTTGGTGATAAAACAATTGGTGTTGCAGCAAGTGATTTGTTATTACTGACAGCCCAAGGCATTGAGGTCATTCGCCGTACTTCTTTAGAAAAAGATTTTATTAGGTTGAGTGAGATTGTTAATGAGTATGAAGTTGAGACAATTGTAATTGGATTACCTAAAAATATGAATGGAACAATCGGCCCTAGAGGCGAATCGATGCAAGATTTTGCTGACAAGGTTGCAGCACAGTTTCCTAAAATAAAAGTGCATTTGTGGGATGAACGCTTATCCACAGTAGGAGCACAAAAGGCATTAATTGCTGCAGATGTGAGTCGTGCAAAGAGGAAAAAAGTAATAGATAAAATGGCTGCGGTGTTTATTTTACAGGGTTATCTAGATAGTTTGTCCTGCTAATAACTTCCTTGACAGGATAACTTTTCTAAGATAAAATTACAGTACACTAAAAGGAAGAGGTGATATGAATGGCTGATTTTGAGAAAGAAGACCTCGAAGAATTGGATGAAGAGCTTGTGGTTGTTATGACTGATGAAGAAGGTAATGAATATTATTATCGTGAAGAAATGATTGTTCCAGTAGGTGACAAGCAGTATGCTATATTAATTCCTATCGAAGATGGAGACGATTGCGAATGTCAGGATGCTGGATGCGGTTGTTCTGACGATGAAGTTGATGTATATATTGCGCGCATTGATACTGATGAAAATGGCGAGGAAATATATGTCGATCCTACCGATGAAGAATTTGAAGATGTTCGTAAGGCATATGAAGAACTAATGGTAGAAGAAGAGGATGAAGCCGAATAGGCTTCATTTTTTTACAGATTGAAAGTATAACACTTCTGATTAGGCAAGCAACTATGGCTTGTTGCAAGTCATAGTTTTTTTATGATGGCATAGTTCTAATTTTGATTTCTAGTGATTAGGCTTTTGGTTTAAGTCTAGGGACTTACCAGAAGCCTAGTCTTTTTTTATCTTTTTGTGTATAATATAGTCATTGTCTTAAAAGGATAACTAAAAATGCTAGGGAGGTGGTATATGATGAGGTATAGGCTGATACAATTTAAATGGCATATTCTGTTAGTATTTGTTTTTCTTTGTTTGGGAAACGTTATATATAGATTGACACAACCGGTTAATGCACCTGTAGCGGAAAAAGCAGTAATTGTAGTTAAGACGGGAATGGCTGCCAATGAAATTGGTGAGTTGTTGTATCAACAAGGTATTATAAAAAGTGTATTAGCATTTCATGCTGTAGCTAAAATGCAGGGATTGGCAAATTCTTTGCAGGCAGGCGAATATGTAATAAACAAAAATATGACGATTCAACAAATTGTAGCAATGTTAGCTAAGGGGGAAACAGTATATCAACAAATTACAATTCCTGAAGGATATACTGTCGATCAAATTGCGAAACTAATACAAGAAAAGCAGCTTGGCAGTGCGGAAAAGTTTAAAGCACTCGCTAAAAAAAGTAATGTTTTTTCTTATCCTTATATGATGAATTATAATGCAAATATAGTATATAAAGTTGAAGGGTATCTATTTCCTAACACTTATCAAATCAGTAAGGGTGCGACAGAAGAGCAATTACTAAATATGATGCTTACTCAATTTGATAAAGAATTTAGTGAAAGCATGAGGGAAAGAGCAACTGCAATTGGTTTATCCGTCAAGGATGTAATTATTTTGGCATCTTTAGTAGAGAAGGAAGCCCAAATAGAAGATGATCGCCCAATTATTGCCGGAGTCTTTCTTAATCGTTTAAAACAAGAGATGCCTTTACAATCTTGTGCTACGATTCAATATATTTTAGGATATCCTAAAGTAGAACTTTCAGTGGAAGATACAGAAATTTCTTCTCCTTATAATACTTACCAACACATGGGACTACCTCCAGGGCCTATTGCAAATCCTGGAATGGCAGCAATAAATGCTGTTTTATACCCAAAGGAAACCAGTTTTATATACTTTGTTGCAGATAAGCAGGGCACGCATCATTTTAGTAAAACATATGAAGAACACCTTGCAGCAATTGAACAAGTGCGTAAATAATAGGAGTGATATATTGAATTTGCTAAATGAAATGGAAAGATATGCTACTGATAATAATATACCAATTATTAATAAAATGAGTAGTAATTTGCTAATTGACGCTGTAAAAAGTAAACAACCAAAATCGATTTTGGAAATCGGTACTGCCATTGGCTACTCAGCATTACTTATGGCTCAATATATGCCACAGGATGGTAAAATTACTACCATAGAGCAAGATGCTTCACGTATTGATCTTGCTTATGATTACATTGCTAGGGCTGGTAGAACAGAACAAATTCAGCTATTAGACGGTGATGCGAGCACTATTTTATCAGATCTTGAGGGGACATTTGATCTAGTATTTATTGATGCGGCCAAAGCTCAATACCTTGATTATTTATGTAAAATTGTAGACAAGTTATCTGCTGGCGCTGTTATTATCGCTGATAATGTATTATTTCGTGGTATGGTTTTGAGTGAAGAGCCACCGTTAAAACGTTACAAAACCATTGTCAAGCGTTTAAAGGAATATTTGCAATTTGTTAATACAGATTCTCGTTTTACTACAACAATTCACCATGAGGGTGACGGAGTGGCTATTTCTTATTATCAAGGAGCGAATAAAAAGTGAGAAAACCCGAACTTTTGGCACCTGCTGGTAACTTTGAAAAGCTTAAGATGGCTCTTCTTTATGGAGCAGACGCTGTGTTTATGGCCGGCAAGTCCTTTGGACTGAGAGCTTTTAGCGGTAATTTTACGGAAGAAGAGCTAAAAGAGGGTATTAATTTTGCCCATAGTTTACAAAAAAAAGCATATGTTACAGTGAATATATTTCCTCATAATGAGGATCTACCAGAACTACCTGCCTACATTAAATTTTTAGTTGACTGTCATGTTGACGCAGTGATTGTTGCCGATGTAGGTGTATACCGAATTGTTCGAGAAGTAGCACCTACATTACCTATTCATATTAGTACGCAAGCCAACAATACTAATTGGTCTTCAGTACTTTTCTGGCAAGAATTGGGAGCTGATCGAGTAGTGCTTGCTCGTGAATTGTCCCTAGAAGAAATTACAGAAATTAGGCAAAAAGTGAGTCTTGATCTTGAAGCATTTGTTCATGGAGCGATGTGTATATCTTATTCTGGACGTTGCTTAATGAGTAATTATTTTGCTGATCGCGATGCAAATCGCGGACAATGCGCTCAACCCTGCCGCTGGAAGTTTAACTTAGTAGAAGAGAAACGTCCAGGTGAATATTATCCTGTACTAGAGGATGAACGTGGGACTTATATCTTCAATTCAAAGGACTTGTGTTTATTGCCAAACATTCCTGAATTGATCAATAGTGGCCTGGATAGTTTTAAAATTGAAGGTCGTATGAAAAGTGTGCATTACGTGGCTACAGTTATTAAAGTATACCGTGAAGCCATTGATGCTTATATAGCGGATCCAGACAAATATAGTGTTAAAACAGAGTGGCTCGAAGAATTGCAAAAAATCTCTCATCGTGCCTATACAAGTGGATTTTACTTTAACAAAGCAACTCAAGATGATCAAATTTATGGATCATCTTCTTATGAACAGACATTTGATTTTATTGGTTTAGTGAAAAATTATGACGCCACGACACGCATGGCTATTATTGAACAACGCAATAATATAAAAATTGGGCAAAGAATTGAGGTCATGCAACCTGGGAGATCCAATTTTTCACAAGTCATTACTGAAATGTTTGACATGGAAGGCAATTCTATAAGTGTTGCGCCCCATGCTCAACAGCTTATTCGTATTCCTATGCTCCAAGAAACTGTGGAGTTTGCCATGTTACGCCGTGAGGTACAGGAAAATGCATGAACAAATTCTAATTCGTATTGATGTCAAGTACATAAATTATCTAAATCGTATTATGGAAGGGTATGAATATTTAGGTGTAGTTACTACTGTAAAAGATCAGGTTGGAGTATTACGTATCCGAGTTACACCCGATACATATAAAGAAGTACAAGATATATTAGAAAATCTACCGATTGAGTTTGAATATGTAAGCAATAATAGCGCATAGCTGCAGTATAATGAAAAATTAATAATTTTACCAGCCAATGCCATACTATCATTGAGGTGATAGTATGGCATTACAAGTTTCACGCATCTACAAAATGTTGACGTTCTTTCTTTTGGTCAGTTGCCTACTAATTATGCGATTATTCTATTTACAAATTATTGCTGGCAGCGAGCTTGCAAGCCAAAGTTTGAGTATGCGTATTCAAGAAGTACCTATTGAAGTTGCCAGAGGAGAAGTTGTTGATCGCAATGGATTAGCACTCACAAATACAGCGCAACATTTTAGCGTTGTTATTTTTCCAGGATTAATTCATAATGCAGAAACTGCGGCTAGTCAATTAGCAATGTTAATGGGTCTTTCGAAAGAGTATATTCTATCGGAAATTATAGGTAATAAACGCCCCTTTAAGTTAAATGGTAAGGTTGATGCCATGGTTGGAGACAAAATAAATCTGTCTAACATTTCAGGAGTTATAGTCGTAGCGGAGAGGGTTAGATATGGTTATCTTCCTATAGCAGCCCATGTAACAGGCTATATTAATAATGCTGATAACCAAGGTGTTAGTGGCATTGAAGCTATGTATGATGACGTATTACGAGGTAGCCAGCCAGAATATGCCGCGGCATTGGTCGATGCAGGGCAACAGATTATACCAGGTTTAGGGTATAAGC from Pelosinus sp. IPA-1 carries:
- the mnmA gene encoding tRNA 2-thiouridine(34) synthase MnmA, which encodes MGTKPRVLVAMSGGVDSSLTAALLVQQGYDVIGATMQIWDKDVPEDDVENRGCCSLSAVDDARRVAEKIGIPYYVLNFRDMFEETVIDYFIAEYGAGKTPNPCIACNRFVKFEGLLKKALALGAEYVATGHYARIGYDDKLNRHTLSKGIDSTKDQSYALYHLNQNTLKHFLMPLGDYTKVRTRELAAEFGLLVANKPESQEICFIPDDDYKGFLAEKTPEALKPGDMVDLQGKVIGKHQGLPLYTIGQRKGLGIAAGTPLYVVKLDYEKNQVVVGSNEDVFASELIAEDLNFITIDKLEHPITVSAKIRYGSREGTATVTPLADGGVHVKFDQPQRAITPGQSVVFYDGDMVIGGGIIRKSM
- a CDS encoding PRC-barrel domain-containing protein, which encodes MQRMRDIVGLPVIETETGKQISQIEDIVLNIDEAKIYGIITNSAKDLSSEQGISFMNILSLGRDAVMVRNHSVIQEATAFFEVTAIYYIKELFEKEIVTEEGFRLGILVDVFFDTSTGEMKSYQISDSIITDLLYGRKKMPIPKIQVIGKDKVIVPGTMKTLLYTEI
- a CDS encoding AI-2E family transporter gives rise to the protein MLIFFLIMVCFYFFWMVRNALYPFLIGLFLSYLLNPAVCYLENKKIGRVWAIIAVYILLFSIVIIGGSKLLAILIRDLQSFAQDLPSMIENINILLIKVQSQYQNSALPYYLRLAIDDALLLLLGDVQEFIGEVVNGIINLITHSLGLAISPILAFYLLHDWHEIKSKLLLLVPSQWRGELISFWRDVDKVLGGIIRGQLIVACIIGIFVTIGLFLLQVKFALIIGILAALFDIIPYFGPIIGASPAVMLAILESPLLTLKVILLFFIIQQIEGNIIHPKIIGENIGLHPLTVIFFVFVGGEMGGIIGMLLGVPFVAVGKVLLHHIIKVLL
- the alaS gene encoding alanine--tRNA ligase; its protein translation is MNYITGNELRKKFLTFFKSKDHLILQSYPLVPENDPTLLLVGAGMAPFKPFFTGKMNPPHPRISTSQKCVRTGDIENVGRTARHHTFFEMLGNFSFGDYFKKEAIAWAWEFITEQLQMPKDRLWITIHTEDDEAFAIWNNDIHIPADRIIRMEDNFWEIGPGPCGPCSELYFDLGEERGCGKPDCAVGCDCDRFLEIWNLVFTQYDRDEAGNYTPLAKKNIDTGAGLERIASVLQNKKSNFETDLLFPLIEHAAKIANVEYGNDNKIDISLKVIADHIRSMTVMIGDGILPSNEGRGYVLRRILRRAVRHARLLGIEKLFLVPMVDVVIAIFAEAYPDLAEKQSYIKKVIQLEEERFQTTLVQGMELLNGHVQSLKKSGITMLDGATAFKLYDTFGFPWELTLEILEEHDMQLDKQNFDAAMKEQRERARAARQDHAEKVIIPDLSKLATELLTVDEQADSGKVVLAWKEGMLVDEVHDGEDVAVILDVTGFHAEGGGQVGDTGFLESSLGKMQITATKKLANGTTYHIGNVTEGLLKIGDTVNLKVDMIRRREIARNHTATHLLHAALKQILGTHVNQSGSFVSPERLRFDFSHFSQVTPEQLLEIEQFVHQAILENISVSIVETNQSAAKEMGAVALFGEKYGESVRVVLVGDVSKELCGGSHVVSTAEIGLFKIVSEAGIGSGIRRIEAVTGKGAIEYVNAREQLLVSAATVLKSRPEEIVLKVDSVVARVKELEHELTELTSKLAHGEVDALLASSQEINGVQVVVGKVSINDPDGLRTVADMVRNRLTCGIVTLGSINGDKVNFVAMVTKEAIAKGIHAGNIVKEVSKITGGGGGGRPDMAQAGGKNPEKLADALQFAIEVIKKQIK
- a CDS encoding IreB family regulatory phosphoprotein; this translates as MPNISEETMMFRVENEENNAAMVINAVYQSLKTKGYNPINQLVGYLLSGDPTYITSYNNARGLIRKLERDELLEELVRAYLKDK
- the ruvX gene encoding Holliday junction resolvase RuvX, which translates into the protein MRILALDVGDKTIGVAASDLLLLTAQGIEVIRRTSLEKDFIRLSEIVNEYEVETIVIGLPKNMNGTIGPRGESMQDFADKVAAQFPKIKVHLWDERLSTVGAQKALIAADVSRAKRKKVIDKMAAVFILQGYLDSLSC
- a CDS encoding DUF1292 domain-containing protein, with translation MADFEKEDLEELDEELVVVMTDEEGNEYYYREEMIVPVGDKQYAILIPIEDGDDCECQDAGCGCSDDEVDVYIARIDTDENGEEIYVDPTDEEFEDVRKAYEELMVEEEDEAE
- the mltG gene encoding endolytic transglycosylase MltG; the encoded protein is MMRYRLIQFKWHILLVFVFLCLGNVIYRLTQPVNAPVAEKAVIVVKTGMAANEIGELLYQQGIIKSVLAFHAVAKMQGLANSLQAGEYVINKNMTIQQIVAMLAKGETVYQQITIPEGYTVDQIAKLIQEKQLGSAEKFKALAKKSNVFSYPYMMNYNANIVYKVEGYLFPNTYQISKGATEEQLLNMMLTQFDKEFSESMRERATAIGLSVKDVIILASLVEKEAQIEDDRPIIAGVFLNRLKQEMPLQSCATIQYILGYPKVELSVEDTEISSPYNTYQHMGLPPGPIANPGMAAINAVLYPKETSFIYFVADKQGTHHFSKTYEEHLAAIEQVRK
- a CDS encoding O-methyltransferase, with the translated sequence MNLLNEMERYATDNNIPIINKMSSNLLIDAVKSKQPKSILEIGTAIGYSALLMAQYMPQDGKITTIEQDASRIDLAYDYIARAGRTEQIQLLDGDASTILSDLEGTFDLVFIDAAKAQYLDYLCKIVDKLSAGAVIIADNVLFRGMVLSEEPPLKRYKTIVKRLKEYLQFVNTDSRFTTTIHHEGDGVAISYYQGANKK
- a CDS encoding U32 family peptidase → MRKPELLAPAGNFEKLKMALLYGADAVFMAGKSFGLRAFSGNFTEEELKEGINFAHSLQKKAYVTVNIFPHNEDLPELPAYIKFLVDCHVDAVIVADVGVYRIVREVAPTLPIHISTQANNTNWSSVLFWQELGADRVVLARELSLEEITEIRQKVSLDLEAFVHGAMCISYSGRCLMSNYFADRDANRGQCAQPCRWKFNLVEEKRPGEYYPVLEDERGTYIFNSKDLCLLPNIPELINSGLDSFKIEGRMKSVHYVATVIKVYREAIDAYIADPDKYSVKTEWLEELQKISHRAYTSGFYFNKATQDDQIYGSSSYEQTFDFIGLVKNYDATTRMAIIEQRNNIKIGQRIEVMQPGRSNFSQVITEMFDMEGNSISVAPHAQQLIRIPMLQETVEFAMLRREVQENA
- a CDS encoding DUF4911 domain-containing protein, producing MHEQILIRIDVKYINYLNRIMEGYEYLGVVTTVKDQVGVLRIRVTPDTYKEVQDILENLPIEFEYVSNNSA